Below is a window of Anaerotignum faecicola DNA.
ACGAGTCCCAAGCCTACCGCTACGATCGGAGATCCAAGGAACTGGAATATCTCCATAAAACCGGTGGTAAGGCCAAGTGCACTGGATACCGTGCTGATCAGAATCAGAATGATTGGCAGTACCAGGGGTGCAAATGACTCAAGTGTGGAAGGAAGACCGCTGAAATCCGTTGTAAAATCTATGGAATAGTCCGGCTCCTGATAGGGAAGGCGGTCAAAGCCTTCGTCGTCGTTAGGAATCTGATAGATCTTT
It encodes the following:
- a CDS encoding GntP family permease, with product KIYQIPNDDEGFDRLPYQEPDYSIDFTTDFSGLPSTLESFAPLVLPIILILISTVSSALGLTTGFMEIFQFLGSPIVAVGLGLVVAIVTLGRNLTREEAIKEMERGMASAGIIMLVTGGGGALGQIIKDSGLGTYMA